TCCCTCAAAACGCTTGTCGGTTCACCCAATTGTGTCCGCAGGGGAACGACACCTATGACTATACGGGACCTTTGCCGAAAAAACAGTCTTGACTTGAGGTCTCATCCTGCCAACATTAGGAGGTGTGGCCTACCGCTTTCGGGAGGCCCGCTTTCATATTTGGGGGCCGCGCGCCCGCCGTGCGGGCACATCCTGTATCATTGCCATGTTAACTGTTGCTTCTGGAGGTGCCTAAGCGGGAGGGAGGGTGCATGTATCGGCCGTGGCTGCCATACCTCTGCCTCTTCGTCGCGGCGCTGCTTGCGGCACTTGTCACGACCCCGCTCGCGCGACGCGTCGCCTGGAGGCTCGGCGCCGTCGACTATCCCGACAAGCGCAGGATCAACACGCGCCCCATTCCGCGCATGGGCGGCATCGCGGTCTTCACCGGCATCATCGCGGCGCTTGTCGTGCAGTACCTCGGTACCAAGTTCCTCGAATGGCCCATGGTGCTCATGCCGGCGCCCTTCCTCCAGAACGTGAACTACAAGCTTCTGGTCTGCGGGTTTGCCGCCATATTCCTCACGGGCGTCCTGGACGACGTGTTCCAGCTCAAGCCCCTGCAGAAGCTCCTCGGGCAGGTCGTCGCCTCGCTTTTCGCCGTCGCGGCCGGCGTCGTCATCGGCGTCATCGTGAACCCCGCGACGGAGGGCGCGTTCTACCTCGGAATCTGGACCTACCCCATCACCATCGTCTATCTCGTCGCGTACGTGAACATCTTCAACCTCATCGACGGGCTCGACGGGCTCGCCTCCGGGCTCGCCTGCATCGCGAGCTTCACGATGTTCATACTCTCCGTCATGTCCGGCAGGACGGATGCCGCCGCCCTTGCCATCGCGCTCTCCGGCGCCACGCTCGGCTTCCTACGCTACAACTTCAATCCGGCGAGCATATTCCTCGGGGACTCCGGCTCCCTCCTGCTCGGCTACACGCTCGGCATCGTGTCCATGCTCTCTGTTACGCGCGTCGCCGGCCTCACCACCATCATCGTTCCGCTCGTGATCGCGGGCATCCCCATCATCGACACGTTCTCGGCCATCGTCCGCCGCAAGCGCGCCCATGTCAGCATCGGCCAGGCGGACCGCGGCCACATCCACCACCGTCTCATCGCCGAGGGCTTCAACCAGCGCCAGGCAGTCCTCATCATGTACGCGTGGACCGCGCTGCTCTGCCTCGGAACCTTCCTCATGACCCAGGTATCCGTCATGCCCCGCATCGCGATCTTCGCGGCGCTCCTCATCGTCTCCGCGCTCATCGCGGGCAAGCTCCATCTCTTCAGGCCGGTGCTCCTCCACCACAAAGACCCCAAGACCGGTGACGACGAACTCGTGTCCCCCCAGGACCCCGAGTTTGTAGAAGAAGAGGAGAAGTTCGAGGAACGCCAGGCAAAGCGCCATCACAGGCACCGCTAGCAAGCCTCCTACCTCGCGTTATGCGATACATAACGCATCTCGAAAGCCAGCTGCAACCCAAATAAAGCCTACTGCGACGCCCATGTCCTAGCCTGTTCCCACCATCAGCCACGACGGAGGGAGCAAGGCATGGCAGCATCCGCGCAGCACGATCCCGTCCGGGAGGTCCTCGGCCACGACGAGAGGCTCTTCTCGGCATTCCTGCGCTACCAGCTTCGCCAGGAGGTGACACGCGATCTGTTCGGCGAATGCGGTGCGCCTGGGGGTGCCGCATCGCGCACCGAAAGCAGCGAAACCTTCCCTGACGATTCGTGGGGAGCGTCCCCGTACGACCCCACAAGCCCGTTTCTGCCGTTTATCGAGCCAGGATTCCCCTTGGATGTCCCACGCTTTGATTACGGCCCCCACAGCTCCCTCGAGAGCGTTCTTAGGTCCGAGTACGAGGAGGGCTTCGCCGACGGTGGGCAGGCCACGCTCGACATGGTGAGG
This sequence is a window from Parafannyhessea umbonata. Protein-coding genes within it:
- a CDS encoding MraY family glycosyltransferase, translated to MYRPWLPYLCLFVAALLAALVTTPLARRVAWRLGAVDYPDKRRINTRPIPRMGGIAVFTGIIAALVVQYLGTKFLEWPMVLMPAPFLQNVNYKLLVCGFAAIFLTGVLDDVFQLKPLQKLLGQVVASLFAVAAGVVIGVIVNPATEGAFYLGIWTYPITIVYLVAYVNIFNLIDGLDGLASGLACIASFTMFILSVMSGRTDAAALAIALSGATLGFLRYNFNPASIFLGDSGSLLLGYTLGIVSMLSVTRVAGLTTIIVPLVIAGIPIIDTFSAIVRRKRAHVSIGQADRGHIHHRLIAEGFNQRQAVLIMYAWTALLCLGTFLMTQVSVMPRIAIFAALLIVSALIAGKLHLFRPVLLHHKDPKTGDDELVSPQDPEFVEEEEKFEERQAKRHHRHR